The genome window TACTTAAATTAGAGGCAGAAGGGATATTAGGCTTAATCGACAAAATCGATGAAGGTTTTGCCAAAATGGTAGAACTGATTTGTAATTCAAAAGGTCGTCTTATAATTGGCGGTATAGGCAAATCCGGTATTGTCGGCAGAAAAATAGTGGCCACCTTGAACAGCACCGGAACAAGGTCACTTTTTTTACACCCGGTTGAAGCCATGCACGGAGATCTCGGAATGGTAAGCAGGAACGATATTTTTCTTGCTCTTTCCAACAGTGGAGAAACAGACGAACTTAACATTCTGCTTCCAAGTATACGAAGCATAGGCTGCCCGATTATTGCTTTGACAGGCAACATCAGGTCCACTTTGGCAAAGCAGAGTGACATAATTGTTGATGTCGGGGTTGATAAAGAGGCTTGCCCGCTTGGTCTTGCTCCCACTTCCAGCACAACAGCCTTGCTGGCCATGGGAGATGCGCTTGCCGTAGTTTTGATTAATAAAAAGCATTTTAAACAGAGTGATTTTAAAAAGATCCATCCCGGAGGAGCTCTAGGCCAAAGGCTTTCGGCAATGGTGAAGGATATCATGCTCATCGGCGGCTTCGTACCGCTTGTATCCGATTCCGCTTCTTTGAGGGAAGCAATTGAAGAGATAAACCGTCGTGGTTTAGGGACTGTTCTTGTTGGTAATGATAAAAACAGACTTGCAGGCATTATAACGGATGGTGATTTAAGACGCCTTTTGGCAGATCAAAGGCCTGTAGATGATCTCACAGTCAGTGAAGTAATGACCAAAAAGCCTCGCGCAGTCAGCCCCGAATCTCCTGTTTATGATGCCCTGAATATTATGGAGAGTTTCCAGATCACCATTTTGCCGGTTACCGATTCATCCGGCAGGATAGAAGGTATACTCCATTTGCATGATATATTGGGTAAGGGGGAATTCAAATTTAACGGGAAATAAAAAGGCGATTTTAAAATATTTAATTTTGAAGCTGCTTCTAACTATTGTTTGAACGAAAACTAAAAATAGATATTATTTTGGATATTTAAACATTATTCAAGAAAAGAAGATTTCCGAAAAGCTGTTAACATTTAGCCGTTAGCTATTGGCTCAAAGAACTATCCGTTTGATTTTAAAAGCTAATGGCTCAAAAATTTCGATTTGGGAAACATCCTTAATTTACCGGAAATATGGCAATTTTAGCTTTTTCGTTCAGGCATCTAATGAATAGACTTTGGAGGTTTTTTTATATGATAAGACCATTGGAAGGAATCAGAGTAATTGAATGCGCTACATTTCATGCCGGGCCTGGAGCTTCTGCAATTATGGGAGATCTTGGCGCTGAAATAATCAAGATAGAGCAGCCCGGTTCGGGCGATCCTATAAGATCTCTGAAGAAAATTGGAAAAATACCTTTTGGCCTGCCGGGCGGAAGAAATATTTTCTGCGAAGGCGCTAACAGGAATAAAAAGTCTGTTACCGTTGACCTTATGACAGAAAAAGGACAGGCTATTGTTCACAGGTTAGCAAAAGATGCCGATGTGTTTTTGACTAATTTCAGAAGGCCTGCTCTTGAAAAAATGAATATTACTTATGATGTAATCCGGCGGATAAACAAAAATATTATTTATACATCAGTATCCGCTTATGGTCCCAAGGGTCCTGACAGCGATCGGGGCGGATTCGATTACCAGGGCCAGGCCAGAGCCGGAGTAATGTATTCCATGGGCGAAGAAGGTATGCCGCCCTTAGTCTGTCAGTTCGGTATTCTTGATCAGGCTACGGCATGTAATGCAAGTCACCAGATTATGGCCGCTCTTCTGGCGCGAGAGCGTTTCGGAATAAGTCAGGAAATCAAGATCTCCATTTTAGGTTCTTCAATGAATCTGATTTACTTTAATATTCTCACTTCTCTCGTGGGAGGTTTTAACGTTCCGCGGCACAAGCGTTCAGAGGAGCATCCCATGCGGAATCATTACAAGTGCAAAGATGGCAAATGGTTTATGATGACTCTCAATCCACCGAACAAACACTGGGAATCTTTATGTCTCGCCCTGGAACATCCTGAGTTTATAAATGACCCACGCTTCAACACCGATGAGCAGAAACTTGAGAATGCGGAAGAATTGGTTGCTATTTTTGATAAAATCATTGCTGAGCGAACGCGGGCGGAATGGCTCGATATATTCAACCGGTATGATTTTTTTTGTTGCGCAGTAAATACCATGGAAGATCTTGCTGAAGATCCCCAGGTACTGGAAAATAATTATCTAGTAGATTTTGATCACCCTGACATGGGTAAAATTAAAATTCCCGGGTATCCGGCCTACTTCAGTGAATGTGAAGCGGGTATGGTAAGTGCTGTGCCTGAACTGGGAGAGCATACTGAGCAGGTTCTCCTTGAACTGGGAGGATATACTTCAGAAGAAATATCAACAATGAAAGATGAAGGAGTTGTATGATATGATAATAGAAAAGCACGAGATACGCCTGTTAAAGGAATTTTGCGATCTTATGGCCCATACCCGTGCAATACGATTTGTTATTGTTGAGAACATATTCAACAATAACCTTGAATCATCAGACCCCGATGCAATAAATAACGAAAGGATTAATGTTGAAAAGTTACAGATAACTTCTCTTGAAAATGCACTTTTTTCTCTTGAGAATATTCCTTTTGAAGGGACAAGGCGAATTCTGTTCCTGGATGCCTCAAAAAAAATAGAGGTAGATCTTGCATATGAAATAGAAGAGCTGAAAAAGGATATTTTCTACCTTAAAAATGGAGAAAAAAAATTTTTCGGTTATCTTGAAAATATACATTCCGGCTTTACAGAACAGGTGGAAGCTGGGGTAAAAAAACTGGCAGGTCTTGATTTTAACTGTTTCATAACCGACCGGGACGGCACCACCAACAATTACTGCGGCATGTACAGATCTTCAATCCAATCTGTTTATAATGCTGTTTTTATTACTCGTTTTGTAAAAAAAAGAACTGAGAATCCTATTATTATAACTTCCGCGCCACTTAAAGATCCCGGCATAGTCGATGTAAGTGTAAATCCTGAAAATGCAATTATTTATGCCGCCTCAAAGGGGCGTGAATTTATAGATCTGAACGGATCACGCCGAACTTATCCCATAGAAGAAAACAAACAACAACTTATCAACGAATTGAACAAAAAGCTTTCAGATCTATTATCGAATTCAGAGCTGGAAAAATTTACCTTAATAGGCTCCGGGTTGCAGCTTAAATTCGGACAAACAACAATTGCGCGGCAGGATATAAACGGATCGATTCCCCAGGATGAATCTGATAAATTTTTAAAACTTGTACAAGGCATTGTTACGGATATCGATCCGGATGGGAACAATTTCAGAATCGAAGATACCGGCCTTGATATTGAGATAATCCTTACAATTGAAGATTCGGAATCAGTACCCAAGGATTTTGATAAGGGGGATGCCGTCAGGTATCTTAATACCGAATTAGATCTCTCAATGTCCAAAGGACCACACCTGATATGCGGAGACACAGCATCAGATATTCCCATGATAGAGGCTTCCATTGAACAGAGCGATGACACATGGACTGTTTTTGTAACTAAAAACAGGACACTTGCAGAAAGAGTGTCGGCAATATCTTCTAATACCGTATTAGTAACGGAGCCGGACATGCTGGTTGCCATGCTGGCTTGTTTGTCACGATAGCTTATACCTCGCAAGGCTATAAATCGTATATTTTTTTTAAAGGAGAGGTCATGGCCTGTTTATTCTCCTGGCTGCAAGGCGGAGATGGTTCCGCATTTGTCCGGCAGTCTGATATCTTTTTTGCAGATTTTTTTCCAGAGTTTTGTTTAAAATAGTTAATATTACTTCGTCGATTGATGAGTTATATGAAGAGGGTGGCTCGGGGTCTACATTATTTATCTGGTACATGATAGCCGCCGGATTATCGCCTGTAAAGGGCAGTCTCCCTGTCAGTAACTGGTAGAATACGACACCTATAGAGAATATGTCTGAAGGGCCGGTCAGTTTCATCCCCTTTGTCTGCTCCGGCGACATATAATATGGAGTACCTTTTATAATTCCGGTATGAGTCCCGGAATTATAATTGGAGCTTGCGGTAATCCGCGCTATACCAAAATCGGTTACCTTTACAAGTCCGTCCTCCACTAACATAATATTGGCCGGTTTGATATCCCTGTGAACAATATCATGATTATGGGCATATTCCAGCGCGTTACATGCCTGTATGATTATATCGATACACTTTGTGATTGAGAGCAGGTTGTTTTTGTTTGTATATTTCTCAAGGCTTTCCCCTTCCAGATATTCCATGGCAAGATACGACAGTCCTTTGTCTTCGCCAACATCGTAAATAGCAACGATATTAGGATGAGATAGTTTTGCAATAACTTCGGCTTCACGATAAAATTGTTTTTTTGCGTTTATTACCCTGATTTTATCGAAATCATCAATAAAACGTATGGTCTTTATTGCAGTCAGCCTGTTAAGCCTGGGATCGCGTCCCTTGTATACGATTCCCATGGCGCCACGGCCTGTCTGTTTAATTATTTCATAGCGGCCGATCGTTTTTATTTCCTGTGAATTATTTTTAGGGCCGGGCGTTTCCGGATCGGAAAAATTGCCCTGGTATGCCCCGCCGGTACGTGCGGGCTTTCCGGAATTCTGTGACAGCCCGTTTAATTCAACAGCAGCTCCGGCAGCGTCCGGGGCGTCTACAAAGAAGCGCAGCCCGCCGAAAAAGAGCACGCTAAGCGCTGCCAGTTTTAGCATAAGTTTGATTATCAAGACTGTATCATCGGTAAAATGGAATATACGTATAAAAAAATAATCTGTAAAATCGGAAAGGAATACAAGTCCTATAAAGATCATGACAAGATTGATAGCCGCAGCTATTTTTCCGCCGGCATACTCTTTCCTTGCCCGGTTGTAAATCACCAGGGTAATGATATAAAAAAGCAGGCTGAGTGACTGGGCAAACATATAATCCATAATGCTACCGCTCCTCACATTCCCGGATAATCTTCCATTTATCCTGGTTTGCATCATATCTGATATCTAATGAACATTTACCTTCACCAATTTCGCTGAAGGTCCAGACTTCCCATTTGTAATATATCGTAAACTCAGAGTATATTCCGGTATTCCTGTTTAAGATTAAATCGTTAAATTTGATATTTTTTTTATGGATGTTCCTCCCGCTGTATTTAGAGGTTAAATAAGCCTTAACATCATTATGCGTTAACCCTATGATCAAATCCTTTAACTCCATGAATTTTTTAAGTTTTCCTTTATATTTCACAAATCCTGCATCATATAATTTTTTCTCATACTCTTTAGGAGTGATCCATTTTTCTTTATAATAAATATATCCTTGTGAACCGAAAATGATTTCTTCATCTCTTAATGCATTTTCAATTTTAATTCTACACTTTAAAAATTCGTTTTGATCTTTAAAAATGCTTTCTTCAAGTATGCGCAAGGCTGTTTCATAACCATTTTTTGCCTCTGAATATTTTTTTTGCCTCAAAGATTCTTCTGCTGATGCGATGATGCAGTTTAATATATCTATCTCTTTTATTTTCAATGCCTCGGTCTTTTCTTTTTCGATTTTTTTTCGTAGTCTGTGTTTATTTTCCTCCCTGATTTTTGCAAGGCGGTGCTTGTCGGCCTCTTTTTTTTTCTGTTTTATTTTATTTAATTCTTCACGTTCTTTTTGATGTTCCTTTTCAATTCTATCAAGTATCTCACGTTCTTTTTTTTCTACTTTTTCAATTCTGGCAAGTACTTCACGTTCCCTGTTTTTTTCTTGTTTTATTCTTGCAAGTATCGTCTGGATTTTTTGTTTTTGTTCTTCTGTAATACCATCTGATTCGATTTTCTTTTTTTGAGATTTTTTATCAACAGCGCGCGTAGGTTGATCCGTTCGCCATGATAGATAATAACTTGTTGCTACTGCAACTATTACAAGGCA of Desulfosarcina sp. BuS5 contains these proteins:
- a CDS encoding KpsF/GutQ family sugar-phosphate isomerase encodes the protein MIIKQAMEVLKLEAEGILGLIDKIDEGFAKMVELICNSKGRLIIGGIGKSGIVGRKIVATLNSTGTRSLFLHPVEAMHGDLGMVSRNDIFLALSNSGETDELNILLPSIRSIGCPIIALTGNIRSTLAKQSDIIVDVGVDKEACPLGLAPTSSTTALLAMGDALAVVLINKKHFKQSDFKKIHPGGALGQRLSAMVKDIMLIGGFVPLVSDSASLREAIEEINRRGLGTVLVGNDKNRLAGIITDGDLRRLLADQRPVDDLTVSEVMTKKPRAVSPESPVYDALNIMESFQITILPVTDSSGRIEGILHLHDILGKGEFKFNGK
- a CDS encoding CaiB/BaiF CoA transferase family protein codes for the protein MIRPLEGIRVIECATFHAGPGASAIMGDLGAEIIKIEQPGSGDPIRSLKKIGKIPFGLPGGRNIFCEGANRNKKSVTVDLMTEKGQAIVHRLAKDADVFLTNFRRPALEKMNITYDVIRRINKNIIYTSVSAYGPKGPDSDRGGFDYQGQARAGVMYSMGEEGMPPLVCQFGILDQATACNASHQIMAALLARERFGISQEIKISILGSSMNLIYFNILTSLVGGFNVPRHKRSEEHPMRNHYKCKDGKWFMMTLNPPNKHWESLCLALEHPEFINDPRFNTDEQKLENAEELVAIFDKIIAERTRAEWLDIFNRYDFFCCAVNTMEDLAEDPQVLENNYLVDFDHPDMGKIKIPGYPAYFSECEAGMVSAVPELGEHTEQVLLELGGYTSEEISTMKDEGVV
- a CDS encoding HAD family hydrolase; translated protein: MIIEKHEIRLLKEFCDLMAHTRAIRFVIVENIFNNNLESSDPDAINNERINVEKLQITSLENALFSLENIPFEGTRRILFLDASKKIEVDLAYEIEELKKDIFYLKNGEKKFFGYLENIHSGFTEQVEAGVKKLAGLDFNCFITDRDGTTNNYCGMYRSSIQSVYNAVFITRFVKKRTENPIIITSAPLKDPGIVDVSVNPENAIIYAASKGREFIDLNGSRRTYPIEENKQQLINELNKKLSDLLSNSELEKFTLIGSGLQLKFGQTTIARQDINGSIPQDESDKFLKLVQGIVTDIDPDGNNFRIEDTGLDIEIILTIEDSESVPKDFDKGDAVRYLNTELDLSMSKGPHLICGDTASDIPMIEASIEQSDDTWTVFVTKNRTLAERVSAISSNTVLVTEPDMLVAMLACLSR
- a CDS encoding serine/threonine protein kinase, with product MDYMFAQSLSLLFYIITLVIYNRARKEYAGGKIAAAINLVMIFIGLVFLSDFTDYFFIRIFHFTDDTVLIIKLMLKLAALSVLFFGGLRFFVDAPDAAGAAVELNGLSQNSGKPARTGGAYQGNFSDPETPGPKNNSQEIKTIGRYEIIKQTGRGAMGIVYKGRDPRLNRLTAIKTIRFIDDFDKIRVINAKKQFYREAEVIAKLSHPNIVAIYDVGEDKGLSYLAMEYLEGESLEKYTNKNNLLSITKCIDIIIQACNALEYAHNHDIVHRDIKPANIMLVEDGLVKVTDFGIARITASSNYNSGTHTGIIKGTPYYMSPEQTKGMKLTGPSDIFSIGVVFYQLLTGRLPFTGDNPAAIMYQINNVDPEPPSSYNSSIDEVILTILNKTLEKNLQKRYQTAGQMRNHLRLAARRINRP